TCTCTTCAGGTAGCTTTAAGATTGGCAGGTGTGAAAGCTGGTGATGAAGTGATAACCCAAGCGTTAACTTTTATTGCAACAGCTAATGCCATTGTTTATAATCATGCAACGCCGATTTTTGTAGATGTAGATTTAGATACTATGGGGTTATCTCCAAAGGCTTTATCATCCTTTTTAGAAGAGTTTGGAGAGCTTCGCGAAGATGGTTGTTATAATAAATCTACCGGACATCGCATTGCTGCTTGTATGCCGATGCATACCTTTGGTTTTCCTGTACATCTAGATGAATTATTAGCGGTTTGCGATAAATGGAATATTCCATTGGTAGAAGATGCTGCGGAATCTTTGGGTAGCTATTATAAGGGGAAACATACCGGTACCCTTGGATTAGTATCCGGATTTTCTTTTAATGGCAATAAAACGATTACTTGTGGTGGTGGTGGTGCTTTAATTACCAATGATTTAGAGCTAGGAAAACATGCCAAGTACTTAACAACAACAGCTAAACGACCACATCCTTATGAATTTTTCCATGATGAACTCGGATATAACTTTAGAATGCCGAATCTGAATGCTGCGTTAGCTTGTGCTCAAATGGAGGTCTTAGAAAGTTTCTTAGAGGATAAAAGGCAGATGGCACATGAATATGCTGCATTGTTTACTGATTTAGGAATAAAATTCAGAAAAGAAACTCCAGACACGAAAGCTAATTATTGGTTAATGTGTGTTGAATTGAATAATAAGACGGATAGGGAAAATTTTCTAAAGCATACAAATCAGAATGGGGTAATGACAAGGCCAATTTGGAATCTTATGTATCGCCTGCCTATGTATGAACATTGTCAGCGAGATGCTCAACAAAATGCGGAGTTTTTAGAAGAACGAATTGTGAACATTCCTAGTAGTGTAAGATAGAAAGATGGATAGTGTTGCAATAATAGGATATTCTGGACATGCATTTGTGGTATTGGATGCATGTAAGAAAATGGGAATACCCGTTCATTTTTATTGTGATCGATCTAAGATAAAACACAAAAATCCTTATCAACTAACATTTTTAGGTGATGAGAGTAGCGAATCCTTTGATTGGAATGAGGTCGATAAGTTTGTGCTGGGAATAGGAGATAATAATATCCGCAGACGGGTGGCTGAGCGGATTATAGAAGTGGGCAAAGAGGTTGTTACAGTTATACATCCCACCGCAGTAATTAACGATTTTGTTCACATCGGTAAAGGAAGTTTCCTATCCAGTAATTGTGTTGTGAATACGTTAGCAACTGTTGGTCAAAATTGCATAATCAATACCGGAGCTATTATAGAGCACGAATGTGTATTAGGCGATTCAGTTCATATTGCACCAGGAGCTGTTTTAGCAGGAAGTGTTACGATCGGTGCAGGAACATTTATTGGAGCAAATGCGGTAATTAAGCAAGGGATAACTATTGGAGAGAATGTTGTAGTAGGAGCGGGATCAGTAGTTATTAAAGATATTGAAGATAACGAGACTTGGGTTGGAAATCCAGTTAGAAAAATAATACAATGAGTAGAGTATTAATAATAGCCGAAGCAGGGGTAAATCATAATGGTTCACTGGACAATGCTTTTAAGTTGGTTGATGCAGCTGCTGAAGCAGGAGTTGACTATGTGAAGTTCCAAACTTTTAAAGCGGATAAGCTTGTTTCTAAAAATGCGAAAAAGGCAGATTATCAGATTACGAATACAGGTAATAGTGAAGACTCACAATTAGAGATGCTTAAGCAGTTGGAATTATCACACATAGACCATGAAAAGATAATTGCTTATTGTAAAGAAAAAGGTGTTCGGTTTTTCTCTACCGCATTTGACTTAGATTCTTTACAATATTTGAAAGATATTGGGTTGGATTTAGTTAAGATACCTTCCGGTGAAATTACAAATTTACCATACCTTCGTAAAGCGGCAAAGTTGTTCTCAAAAGTGATTTTATCCACCGGAATGTCTACTATGGAGGACATAAGATCTGCAAAAAGGGTGTTTGTTAATGAAGGTGTTTCTAATATTTCGATTTTACATTGCAATACTGAATATCCAACACCAATGAGAGATGTGAACCTAAAAGCTATGTTAAGCATTGCAGATGAGTTTAAAGTAAATATTGGATACTCTGACCATACTTTAGGAATTGAAGTTCCTGTTGCTGCGGTAGCTCTAGGTGCGAAAATCATAGAAAAACACTTTACATTAGATAATACAATGGAGGGGCCGGATCATGCTGCCTCTTTAGAACCAATAGAGTTGAAAGCTATGGTTAGCGCTATCCGAAATATAGAAGAAGCTATTTCAGG
The Sphingobacterium spiritivorum genome window above contains:
- a CDS encoding LegC family aminotransferase encodes the protein MQNIDNIISFIRDQYKTDKFIPLHEPRFRGNEKKYVLDTIDSTFVSSVGAYVDKFEEMMQTYTGVEKAVAVVNGTASLQVALRLAGVKAGDEVITQALTFIATANAIVYNHATPIFVDVDLDTMGLSPKALSSFLEEFGELREDGCYNKSTGHRIAACMPMHTFGFPVHLDELLAVCDKWNIPLVEDAAESLGSYYKGKHTGTLGLVSGFSFNGNKTITCGGGGALITNDLELGKHAKYLTTTAKRPHPYEFFHDELGYNFRMPNLNAALACAQMEVLESFLEDKRQMAHEYAALFTDLGIKFRKETPDTKANYWLMCVELNNKTDRENFLKHTNQNGVMTRPIWNLMYRLPMYEHCQRDAQQNAEFLEERIVNIPSSVR
- a CDS encoding acetyltransferase, with the translated sequence MDSVAIIGYSGHAFVVLDACKKMGIPVHFYCDRSKIKHKNPYQLTFLGDESSESFDWNEVDKFVLGIGDNNIRRRVAERIIEVGKEVVTVIHPTAVINDFVHIGKGSFLSSNCVVNTLATVGQNCIINTGAIIEHECVLGDSVHIAPGAVLAGSVTIGAGTFIGANAVIKQGITIGENVVVGAGSVVIKDIEDNETWVGNPVRKIIQ
- the neuB gene encoding N-acetylneuraminate synthase, with the protein product MSRVLIIAEAGVNHNGSLDNAFKLVDAAAEAGVDYVKFQTFKADKLVSKNAKKADYQITNTGNSEDSQLEMLKQLELSHIDHEKIIAYCKEKGVRFFSTAFDLDSLQYLKDIGLDLVKIPSGEITNLPYLRKAAKLFSKVILSTGMSTMEDIRSAKRVFVNEGVSNISILHCNTEYPTPMRDVNLKAMLSIADEFKVNIGYSDHTLGIEVPVAAVALGAKIIEKHFTLDNTMEGPDHAASLEPIELKAMVSAIRNIEEAISGSGIKEPSESEKKNMAIARKSLVASQNIKKGEIFTEDNLTVKRPGNGISPMEWDNVVGKVAIQDFNEDELIVL